A genomic window from Pseudonocardia broussonetiae includes:
- a CDS encoding putative leader peptide has translation MFSRRRHVDLCRTQAALCR, from the coding sequence GTGTTCTCCCGCCGTCGACACGTCGACCTCTGCCGCACGCAGGCCGCGCTCTGTCGGTGA
- a CDS encoding TasA family protein, which translates to MSILQKNKKLAAGIGVAAVAAAAVALGAGTYAAFTDTAEGPGGTLAAGTLSLDVTTNPSGTTTLFSASNIAPGYTSGPRTFIVENTGSIDGVLSGTFTVTGGQQLAEQIQVTGSCDRGIGAFPALPLSQLPAASAGFSGIDVGDQESLTCTFNFEFRNLDAAVNNTAQGQSVVVGSSFTLNQAPTS; encoded by the coding sequence ATGTCCATCCTGCAGAAGAACAAGAAGCTCGCCGCCGGCATCGGCGTCGCCGCCGTCGCAGCCGCCGCCGTCGCCCTCGGGGCCGGCACCTACGCCGCGTTCACCGACACCGCAGAGGGCCCCGGCGGCACGCTGGCCGCCGGCACGCTGAGCCTGGACGTGACGACCAACCCGAGCGGCACGACCACCCTCTTCAGCGCCTCCAACATCGCACCCGGCTACACCTCCGGTCCGCGGACCTTCATCGTGGAGAACACGGGTTCGATCGACGGCGTCCTGTCCGGCACGTTCACGGTCACCGGCGGACAGCAGCTCGCGGAGCAGATCCAGGTGACCGGCTCGTGCGACCGCGGGATCGGCGCCTTCCCGGCGCTCCCGCTCTCCCAGCTCCCGGCCGCGTCGGCGGGGTTCAGCGGCATTGACGTCGGCGACCAGGAGTCGCTGACCTGCACCTTCAACTTCGAGTTCCGCAACCTGGACGCAGCGGTGAACAACACCGCCCAGGGCCAGTCGGTGGTCGTCGGATCCTCGTTCACCCTGAACCAGGCCCCCACCAGCTGA
- a CDS encoding alkene reductase produces MPESPLLQPVTAGALRAANRVWMAPMTRNRADADGTPNDLSVEYYGQRAGAGVVITEGSQPSAVGQGYPNTAGVVTDANEAGWARVADAVHAEGGTLVVQLMHAGRISHTGTIGGATPVSCTATTARGEIVTTEGLQAYSAPRALATDELPGVAAEFADAARRAVRAGVDGVELHAANGYLLHQFLADGVNDRTDAYGGPAENRARFVVEVAKAAADAVGADRVGIRLSPANPYNDITEDDVSVYETLVAQLAEIGLAYVHLVAPADDPVVGKLRAVWPGVLVLNTGFAADSERDAVERIVADGVADAVAVGRPFIANPDLVTRWTRGAELTEPDPSTFYGGGAQGYTDYPRLAG; encoded by the coding sequence ATGCCCGAGAGCCCCCTCCTCCAGCCGGTCACCGCCGGCGCCCTGCGCGCCGCGAACCGCGTGTGGATGGCGCCGATGACGCGCAACCGGGCCGACGCCGACGGCACCCCCAACGACCTCTCCGTCGAGTACTACGGCCAGCGGGCGGGAGCCGGCGTCGTCATCACCGAGGGCAGCCAGCCCTCCGCTGTCGGCCAGGGCTACCCGAACACCGCCGGGGTCGTCACCGACGCGAACGAGGCCGGCTGGGCGCGCGTCGCCGACGCCGTGCACGCCGAGGGCGGCACGCTCGTCGTCCAGCTCATGCACGCCGGCCGCATCTCCCACACCGGCACGATCGGCGGCGCCACCCCGGTGTCCTGCACGGCCACCACCGCGCGGGGCGAGATCGTCACGACCGAGGGCCTGCAGGCGTACTCCGCGCCCCGCGCGCTCGCCACCGACGAGCTGCCCGGCGTGGCCGCGGAGTTCGCCGACGCCGCCCGCCGCGCGGTCCGTGCCGGCGTCGACGGGGTCGAGCTGCACGCCGCCAACGGCTACCTGCTGCACCAGTTCCTCGCCGACGGCGTCAACGACCGCACCGACGCCTACGGCGGCCCGGCGGAGAACCGCGCCCGGTTCGTCGTGGAGGTCGCGAAGGCCGCGGCCGACGCGGTCGGCGCCGACCGCGTCGGCATCCGGCTCTCCCCCGCGAACCCCTACAACGACATCACCGAGGACGACGTGTCGGTCTACGAGACCCTCGTCGCGCAGCTCGCGGAGATCGGCCTCGCCTACGTGCACCTGGTGGCCCCGGCCGACGACCCGGTGGTCGGCAAGCTGCGGGCGGTCTGGCCGGGCGTGCTCGTGCTCAACACCGGGTTCGCCGCCGACAGCGAGCGGGACGCGGTCGAGCGCATCGTGGCCGACGGCGTCGCCGACGCCGTCGCGGTCGGGCGCCCGTTCATCGCCAACCCCGACCTCGTGACGCGCTGGACCCGCGGCGCCGAGCTCACCGAGCCCGACCCGTCGACCTTCTACGGCGGCGGCGCCCAGGGCTACACCGACTACCCCCGTCTCGCGGGCTGA
- a CDS encoding OsmC family protein — translation MTSTETRDDALRAVIAATEAAVTDSPDRALALFRTTGTGGAGVVSDIRAGRHDLVVDEPPALGGQDAAPNPVEYALAALLSCQVVTYRFWAAKLGIPLDDVSATIEGDLDVRGFFGFDDAVRPGFGEVRVVVDLQGPAPRERYEELRAAVDEHCPVLDLFSRPTPVTTRLAD, via the coding sequence GTGACCAGCACCGAGACCCGTGACGACGCCCTGCGCGCCGTCATCGCCGCCACCGAGGCGGCCGTCACCGACAGCCCCGACAGGGCGCTCGCCCTGTTCCGCACCACCGGCACCGGCGGGGCGGGCGTCGTGTCCGACATCCGCGCCGGGCGCCACGACCTCGTCGTCGACGAGCCGCCCGCGCTGGGCGGCCAGGACGCCGCGCCCAACCCCGTCGAGTACGCCCTGGCGGCGCTGCTGTCCTGCCAGGTCGTGACCTACCGCTTCTGGGCGGCGAAGCTCGGCATCCCGCTCGACGACGTGTCGGCCACGATCGAGGGCGACCTCGACGTCCGCGGCTTCTTCGGCTTCGACGACGCCGTGCGCCCCGGCTTCGGGGAGGTCCGGGTCGTCGTCGACCTGCAGGGCCCGGCGCCGCGCGAGCGCTACGAGGAGCTGCGCGCCGCCGTCGACGAGCACTGCCCGGTGCTCGACCTGTTCAGCCGGCCCACGCCGGTGACGACGCGCCTGGCCGACTGA
- the menD gene encoding 2-succinyl-5-enolpyruvyl-6-hydroxy-3-cyclohexene-1-carboxylic-acid synthase, translated as MHSSTAMARVLVDELVRGGVTDAVFCPGSRNAPLAFALHDAAAAGRLRLHVRIDERTAGFLALGLALRSGRAVPVCTTSGTAVANLHPAVLEAAYSGVRLVALTADRPPQLVGTGASQTVVQDGVLGLPTTTVSAAGGNAHWRSVVARVLATRGPAHLNAPFDEPLTPSEPGFAPGRDGGAPWTALAPLARTAGPLPLDPSAPTLVVAGAGAPPLAGVAAPVVAEPSSGEWAQGLRAGPWLLDDPALRPAQVVVAGRPTLHRGVARLLADPAVAVYALDGDGPWTDVPGTVRAVGSLPPLTPPDGWLERWRAADRAASEALDAALPDAPGGLRLARSLVAALPPSSALVLGSSNPVRDVALAAVPRPDLTVLSNRGVAGIDGTVSTAVGVALAHDGPAFALMGDLTFLHDTTGLLIGPGEPRPDLTVVVLNDGGGGIFGLLEQGAQEHSAAFERMFGTPQEVSLEQLCGAFGIAHAVSGVDLAPLPPPPGLRVVEVRADRSGLRSGHAALRERVSRGR; from the coding sequence GTGCACTCCTCGACGGCGATGGCCCGCGTGCTCGTCGACGAGCTCGTGCGCGGCGGCGTCACCGACGCGGTGTTCTGCCCCGGCTCGCGCAACGCCCCGCTCGCGTTCGCGCTGCACGACGCGGCCGCGGCGGGCCGCCTGCGGCTGCACGTCCGGATCGACGAGCGCACGGCCGGGTTCCTCGCGCTGGGCCTCGCGCTGCGGTCGGGGCGGGCGGTGCCGGTGTGCACGACGTCGGGCACGGCCGTCGCGAACCTGCACCCCGCCGTGCTGGAGGCGGCGTACTCGGGGGTGCGGCTCGTCGCCCTCACCGCCGACCGGCCGCCGCAGCTCGTCGGCACCGGCGCGAGCCAGACCGTCGTGCAGGACGGTGTCCTCGGGCTGCCGACCACCACGGTGTCGGCGGCGGGGGGCAACGCGCACTGGCGCTCGGTGGTGGCGCGGGTCCTGGCGACCCGCGGCCCCGCCCACCTCAACGCCCCGTTCGACGAGCCGCTGACGCCGTCGGAGCCCGGCTTCGCGCCCGGACGCGACGGTGGTGCGCCCTGGACCGCGCTCGCCCCGCTCGCCCGCACCGCCGGGCCGCTGCCGCTCGACCCGTCCGCGCCGACGCTGGTCGTCGCCGGTGCGGGGGCGCCGCCGCTGGCCGGCGTCGCCGCGCCCGTCGTCGCGGAGCCGTCGTCGGGGGAGTGGGCGCAGGGGCTGCGGGCCGGGCCGTGGCTGCTCGACGACCCGGCGCTGCGGCCCGCGCAGGTGGTCGTGGCCGGCCGTCCGACGCTGCACCGCGGCGTGGCCCGGCTGCTCGCCGACCCGGCCGTCGCCGTCTACGCGCTCGACGGCGACGGGCCCTGGACCGACGTGCCCGGCACGGTCCGCGCGGTCGGGTCGCTGCCCCCGCTCACCCCGCCCGACGGCTGGCTGGAGCGCTGGCGCGCGGCCGACCGCGCGGCGTCGGAGGCGCTGGACGCCGCCCTGCCCGACGCCCCCGGCGGGCTGCGGCTGGCCCGCTCGCTGGTGGCCGCACTGCCGCCGTCGTCGGCGCTGGTGCTGGGCTCGTCGAACCCGGTCCGCGACGTCGCGCTCGCGGCCGTGCCCCGTCCCGACCTGACCGTGCTGTCCAACCGGGGCGTCGCCGGGATCGACGGGACGGTGTCTACGGCGGTCGGGGTCGCGCTCGCCCACGACGGCCCGGCCTTCGCGCTGATGGGCGACCTGACGTTCCTGCACGACACCACCGGCCTGCTCATCGGCCCTGGCGAGCCCCGCCCAGACCTGACGGTCGTGGTGCTCAACGACGGCGGCGGCGGGATCTTCGGGCTGCTGGAGCAGGGGGCGCAGGAGCACTCGGCGGCGTTCGAGCGGATGTTCGGCACGCCGCAGGAGGTGTCGCTGGAGCAGCTGTGCGGGGCGTTCGGGATCGCGCACGCGGTGTCCGGGGTCGACCTCGCGCCGCTGCCCCCGCCGCCGGGGCTGCGGGTGGTGGAGGTCCGGGCCGACCGCTCGGGCCTGCGGTCCGGGCACGCGGCGCTGCGCGAGCGGGTGTCACGCGGGCGGTAG
- a CDS encoding TasA family protein — MSVLQKNKKLAAGIGVAAVAAAALALGAGTYASFSDTATGPGGTLAAGTLNLSVTSNPAGVTEIFYASNIAPGYKSGVRSITIANTGNIDGVLTGTLSVTGGPDLDDQISVTGGCPGGLTVPPGSTVASLAGPAGQFLGNGVALNGGDTATCTFEFEFKNLPGTANNAAQGESVVVTSNLTLTQANGETQAD, encoded by the coding sequence GTGTCCGTCCTGCAGAAGAACAAGAAGCTCGCCGCCGGCATCGGCGTCGCCGCCGTCGCGGCCGCCGCCCTCGCCCTGGGCGCCGGCACCTACGCGTCGTTCAGCGACACGGCCACCGGCCCCGGCGGCACGCTGGCCGCCGGCACGCTGAACCTGAGCGTCACCTCGAACCCCGCCGGCGTGACGGAGATCTTCTACGCCAGCAACATCGCACCGGGTTACAAGTCGGGCGTGCGGTCGATCACCATCGCGAACACCGGCAACATCGACGGCGTGCTGACCGGCACCCTCAGCGTCACCGGTGGGCCGGACCTGGACGACCAGATCAGCGTGACGGGCGGCTGCCCCGGCGGTCTGACGGTTCCGCCGGGCAGCACCGTGGCCTCGCTGGCCGGGCCGGCCGGTCAGTTCCTCGGCAACGGCGTGGCGCTGAACGGTGGCGACACCGCCACGTGCACCTTCGAGTTCGAGTTCAAGAACCTTCCCGGAACGGCGAACAACGCCGCCCAGGGCGAGTCCGTCGTCGTCACCTCGAACCTCACGCTGACCCAGGCCAACGGTGAGACCCAGGCCGACTGA
- a CDS encoding signal peptidase I, whose translation MTERIPVVRATPIPIPRPSRAPEPEPAAHPVRRIMGWAAGTALVLVVALAVAVAIVPAIGGATPLTVLSGSMEPALPVGSTVVVQPRPASEIAVGDVITFTDRSTESDETRIVTHRVMEVQPGPAFVTQGDANNAPDPGLVQAADVRGVQWYHVPYVGLLRERLFTPPGMYFAAAVLLLIIAAYLLVPRTVTVPPDARRRR comes from the coding sequence GTGACCGAACGCATTCCGGTCGTGCGGGCGACCCCGATCCCGATCCCGAGGCCGAGCCGGGCGCCCGAGCCGGAGCCGGCCGCGCACCCGGTGCGCCGGATCATGGGGTGGGCCGCGGGCACCGCGCTCGTCCTCGTCGTCGCGCTGGCCGTCGCCGTCGCGATCGTCCCGGCCATCGGCGGGGCGACCCCGCTGACCGTCCTGTCCGGGAGCATGGAGCCCGCCCTGCCGGTGGGGTCGACGGTGGTCGTGCAGCCCCGGCCCGCCTCCGAGATCGCGGTCGGGGACGTCATCACGTTCACCGACCGCAGCACCGAGAGCGACGAGACGCGGATCGTCACCCACCGCGTGATGGAGGTGCAGCCGGGCCCGGCGTTCGTGACGCAGGGCGACGCGAACAACGCGCCCGATCCCGGTCTGGTCCAGGCGGCGGACGTGCGCGGCGTGCAGTGGTACCACGTGCCGTACGTCGGCCTGCTCAGAGAACGTCTCTTCACGCCGCCCGGCATGTACTTCGCCGCGGCGGTCCTGCTCCTCATCATCGCTGCGTACCTGCTGGTTCCACGCACGGTGACGGTTCCGCCGGACGCGCGCCGCCGCCGGTGA
- a CDS encoding TasA family protein, which yields MSILQKNTKLAAGIGVAAVAAAAVALGAGTYAAFSDTEAGPGGTLAAGTLDLDVTSNPAGTLQLFSASNIAPGYDSGPLVFTLTNTGSINGTVTGNGVVSENAGGNLDEQLLVSGSCPGTPSLFTDRTVDILTTGFNAQIDAGQSVVCTFRFTFPDRPDNNNAQGDSVTITSSFLMTQRTP from the coding sequence GTGTCGATCCTGCAGAAGAACACGAAGCTCGCCGCGGGCATCGGCGTCGCCGCCGTCGCGGCCGCGGCCGTCGCCCTCGGTGCGGGCACCTACGCCGCGTTCAGCGACACCGAGGCGGGCCCCGGCGGGACGCTGGCCGCCGGCACGCTCGACCTCGACGTCACCTCGAACCCGGCCGGGACCCTCCAGCTGTTCAGCGCCTCCAACATCGCGCCCGGGTACGACTCGGGTCCGCTGGTCTTCACGCTGACGAACACGGGGTCGATCAACGGCACCGTCACCGGCAACGGCGTGGTCTCGGAGAACGCCGGCGGCAACCTCGACGAGCAGCTGCTCGTGTCGGGCAGCTGCCCCGGGACGCCCTCGCTGTTCACCGACCGCACGGTCGACATCCTCACCACCGGGTTCAACGCGCAGATCGATGCCGGCCAGTCGGTCGTCTGCACGTTCCGCTTCACCTTCCCGGACCGGCCGGACAACAACAACGCGCAGGGTGACTCGGTCACCATCACGTCGTCGTTCCTGATGACCCAGCGCACCCCCTGA
- a CDS encoding calcium-binding protein produces the protein MAIASIVAVGGAALVAAFSSDGTLASFSSTFSSSPSTIGAARVTLGGGDDGGPELGYTDLRPGVPQTVELAVAYEGTVAAAIGLSLTPAATSPFCEQRAGVWVAKTGMAVTLRFGSAPAESYCSLYDGRVVPLGTAQPNAGAPVRVPVTLTLAAGAAAASAGLDHTDVATVHAEGGFTDRADGHLRIATAAAADLPPGPAPGPVSVPLAPPGGAAAPLSPADPAGSARKAPAGTGVALPAECVAAGMVATDFVDVIALDPADRTWDAIASRGRGAGPFVVLGTSGADTIVGSTGGDCIVGGAGDDSLTGGDGDDVLVGGAGADLLTGGAGADTLLGGPGGDDLRGGDGQDVFDGGPGGAICDVLPAEKATACSAPPVTAAPSVAPAAPPAPAPAAPAPALVAPAPQVESEPPAVAPAPEPPAPQPEPQPEPPARDPEPVVEEPVVEPSPTASPAATSDVPGEPAA, from the coding sequence GTGGCCATCGCGAGCATCGTGGCGGTGGGTGGTGCGGCACTCGTCGCGGCCTTCTCCTCCGACGGCACGCTGGCGTCGTTCTCGTCGACGTTCTCCAGTTCGCCGAGCACCATCGGCGCCGCGCGGGTCACGCTCGGCGGGGGCGACGACGGCGGCCCCGAGCTCGGCTACACCGACCTCCGGCCGGGCGTGCCCCAGACGGTCGAGCTGGCGGTCGCCTACGAGGGCACCGTCGCCGCCGCCATCGGCCTGTCGCTCACCCCCGCGGCCACGTCCCCGTTCTGCGAGCAGCGCGCGGGCGTGTGGGTCGCGAAGACCGGGATGGCGGTGACGCTCCGGTTCGGCAGCGCGCCGGCCGAGAGCTACTGCTCGCTCTACGACGGCCGCGTGGTGCCGCTCGGCACGGCGCAGCCGAACGCGGGGGCGCCCGTCCGCGTCCCGGTGACGCTGACCCTCGCCGCGGGCGCCGCGGCGGCGTCGGCCGGACTCGACCACACCGACGTCGCCACCGTGCACGCCGAGGGCGGATTCACCGACCGCGCCGACGGCCACCTCCGCATCGCCACCGCCGCCGCCGCCGACCTGCCGCCGGGCCCTGCGCCCGGCCCGGTCTCCGTGCCGCTCGCGCCGCCCGGCGGAGCAGCGGCGCCGCTGAGCCCGGCCGATCCGGCCGGGTCGGCGCGCAAGGCTCCTGCCGGAACCGGTGTGGCACTGCCCGCGGAGTGCGTCGCCGCGGGGATGGTCGCGACCGACTTCGTCGACGTCATCGCCCTGGACCCGGCCGACCGGACGTGGGACGCCATCGCGAGCCGCGGTCGCGGCGCAGGCCCCTTCGTGGTCCTCGGCACCTCCGGTGCCGACACGATCGTCGGCTCCACCGGCGGCGACTGCATCGTCGGCGGGGCGGGCGACGACTCCCTCACCGGCGGCGACGGCGACGACGTGCTGGTCGGCGGAGCGGGCGCCGACCTCCTCACCGGCGGTGCCGGCGCCGACACCCTGCTCGGCGGTCCCGGCGGCGACGACCTCCGCGGCGGCGACGGCCAGGACGTCTTCGACGGCGGCCCCGGCGGTGCGATCTGCGACGTCCTCCCGGCCGAGAAGGCGACGGCGTGCAGCGCCCCTCCGGTCACGGCGGCACCCTCGGTGGCCCCGGCGGCCCCGCCCGCTCCGGCTCCCGCCGCCCCGGCGCCCGCGCTCGTCGCCCCGGCGCCGCAGGTCGAGTCCGAGCCGCCGGCCGTCGCGCCCGCGCCCGAACCGCCCGCGCCCCAGCCCGAGCCCCAGCCCGAGCCGCCCGCGCGCGATCCCGAGCCGGTGGTCGAGGAGCCGGTGGTCGAGCCGAGCCCGACGGCCTCACCCGCGGCGACGAGCGACGTCCCGGGCGAGCCCGCGGCCTGA
- a CDS encoding HEAT repeat domain-containing protein: MEGLKHPNEKIRLRTAMDMGTTPNPSDVDALIDRCATEKDFQVREVLTWALTRHPAQTTVPRLVNELEKNPQARSQALHTLSKIGDRTAWPAITRELLTDPDDEVARSAWRAAVVLVPQEERNELTTVLITQLARGPRDTQRSLSRALVALDADLGAASHHPDPDVRAHAHATEQLKRDPEAGFAIEEARRVVALGPC; the protein is encoded by the coding sequence ATGGAAGGACTGAAGCACCCGAACGAGAAGATCCGCCTGAGAACAGCGATGGACATGGGCACGACACCGAACCCGAGCGACGTCGACGCCCTCATCGACAGGTGCGCGACGGAGAAGGACTTCCAGGTGAGAGAAGTGCTCACCTGGGCCCTCACCCGCCACCCCGCACAGACGACCGTCCCGAGGCTGGTGAACGAGCTGGAGAAGAACCCACAGGCCAGGAGCCAAGCCCTCCACACCCTGTCCAAGATCGGCGACAGAACCGCCTGGCCCGCCATCACCCGGGAACTCCTGACGGACCCGGACGACGAGGTGGCCCGCAGCGCCTGGCGGGCCGCGGTGGTGCTCGTACCGCAGGAGGAGAGGAACGAGTTGACGACCGTGCTGATCACCCAACTCGCCCGCGGCCCCCGCGACACCCAACGCAGCCTGAGCCGCGCCCTGGTCGCCCTCGACGCCGACCTCGGAGCAGCGAGCCACCATCCCGACCCGGACGTCCGAGCCCACGCCCACGCCACCGAGCAGCTGAAGCGCGACCCCGAGGCGGGCTTCGCGATCGAGGAGGCGAGGCGCGTGGTCGCGCTCGGCCCGTGCTGA
- a CDS encoding HNH endonuclease signature motif containing protein, whose product MAPGPHLADALDELASAVATGSETELLALLSLCEGVVRRVDAISTSAIAALDDQGAFLTRGYRSAARALSDLLSWDYVEARRRAAVAADVHARTTLDGTPLPARLPSAAAAFGAGDIALRHVEVIGRILSTDAAFRLSPEQWAGVEAQLAVDAGRLNPSELQTLGTALVALLDQDGAEPDDHTPAPVNELRLTRHACGGSIKGRFEDPALYDAIAAVLDAKSVPLTADDDRPAAQRQAEALADICGYVLDHGDLPDTGGRRPLLTVIVRLEDLEHRARSAMLEFGGTLTPAALRTLACDAGVIPVVMNGAGQPLDIGRATRTIPDGLRRAVTARDRGCAHPGCDRPPSWSEIHHIHHWEHGGPTRLDNLVMLCKAHHRQLHHTDWQVRIRDGLPEFLPPKWIDPHQTPRRKALAHLAAA is encoded by the coding sequence ATGGCACCGGGTCCACATCTCGCTGATGCGCTCGACGAGCTGGCCTCCGCTGTCGCCACCGGATCCGAGACCGAGCTCCTCGCGTTGTTGAGCCTGTGCGAGGGCGTTGTCCGTCGCGTGGATGCGATCTCCACTTCTGCCATCGCCGCGCTCGACGACCAGGGCGCTTTCCTCACCCGCGGCTATCGGTCTGCCGCCCGTGCCCTCTCGGATCTGCTGTCGTGGGACTACGTCGAGGCCCGGCGTCGTGCAGCCGTGGCTGCCGATGTCCACGCCCGGACCACGCTCGACGGGACCCCTCTGCCCGCTCGCCTGCCGTCCGCTGCGGCCGCGTTCGGTGCGGGTGACATCGCGCTGCGGCACGTCGAGGTGATCGGACGGATCCTGTCCACCGACGCCGCCTTCCGGCTCTCGCCGGAGCAGTGGGCCGGGGTCGAAGCCCAACTCGCCGTGGACGCCGGCCGCCTCAACCCCTCCGAGCTCCAGACCCTGGGCACCGCGCTGGTCGCGCTGCTCGACCAGGACGGCGCCGAACCCGACGACCACACCCCGGCACCGGTCAACGAACTGCGCCTCACCCGCCACGCCTGCGGCGGGTCGATCAAGGGCCGGTTCGAGGACCCCGCCCTCTACGACGCCATCGCCGCGGTTCTCGACGCCAAGTCCGTCCCGCTGACCGCGGACGACGACCGCCCTGCTGCCCAGCGGCAGGCCGAGGCCCTGGCCGACATCTGCGGGTACGTCCTCGACCACGGCGACCTCCCCGACACCGGCGGCCGCCGCCCCCTGCTGACCGTGATCGTCCGACTCGAGGACCTGGAGCACCGCGCCCGGTCGGCCATGCTCGAGTTCGGCGGCACGCTGACGCCCGCCGCGCTGCGCACCCTGGCCTGCGACGCCGGCGTCATCCCGGTCGTGATGAACGGCGCCGGACAACCCCTCGACATCGGCCGCGCCACCCGCACCATCCCCGACGGCCTCCGACGCGCGGTCACCGCGCGGGACCGCGGCTGCGCCCACCCCGGCTGCGACCGACCCCCCTCCTGGTCCGAGATCCACCACATCCACCACTGGGAACACGGCGGACCCACCAGGCTCGACAACCTGGTGATGCTCTGCAAGGCCCACCACCGCCAGCTCCACCACACCGACTGGCAAGTCCGCATCCGCGACGGCCTCCCCGAGTTCCTGCCCCCGAAGTGGATCGACCCGCACCAGACACCGCGCCGCAAGGCCCTCGCCCACCTCGCAGCGGCCTGA
- a CDS encoding MerR family transcriptional regulator, which yields MLIGEVARRSGVSARMLRHYESLGLVRPTGRTGAGYREYSVDDIRRIFHVESLRSLGLSLREVGRALDDPGFAPARLVDDLVARTRERIAAETELLDRLRRIGAAGPEGWEDVLQVVALLQDLGSDSAGRRQTAALSPEPVPVDALVEAALTEDDPHVAGALRWALARAGDAGPALLQEPMNSEDADVRNRAVRSLAAVPGDAATALLRGALTHTDAAVRERAALALGTRGVAEAVPTLVAMVVDDVHDADAADALTALAADPATADRIATALAARVDAAPAARGRIVQALADVPGATAGRALAALSRDDDRAVALTAAHVLRRRGGLPPA from the coding sequence GTGCTGATCGGGGAGGTGGCGCGGCGGTCGGGCGTCAGCGCCCGCATGCTCCGCCACTACGAGTCGCTGGGCCTGGTGCGGCCGACGGGCCGCACCGGGGCCGGCTACCGCGAGTACTCCGTCGACGACATCCGGCGGATCTTCCACGTCGAGAGCCTCCGGTCGCTGGGGCTGTCGCTGCGCGAGGTCGGGCGGGCGCTGGACGATCCCGGCTTCGCGCCGGCCCGGCTCGTCGACGACCTCGTCGCCCGCACGCGCGAGCGCATCGCCGCCGAGACCGAGCTGCTCGACCGCCTCCGCCGCATCGGCGCCGCCGGACCCGAGGGCTGGGAGGACGTCCTGCAGGTCGTCGCCCTGCTGCAGGACCTGGGCTCCGACAGCGCCGGCCGCCGCCAGACCGCGGCGCTGTCGCCGGAGCCCGTACCCGTGGACGCCCTGGTCGAGGCCGCGCTGACCGAGGACGACCCGCACGTCGCCGGGGCCCTGCGCTGGGCACTGGCGCGCGCGGGCGACGCCGGCCCGGCGCTCCTGCAGGAACCCATGAACTCGGAGGATGCCGATGTCCGCAACCGCGCCGTCCGCTCCCTCGCCGCCGTCCCGGGCGACGCGGCGACCGCCCTGCTCCGCGGCGCCCTCACCCACACCGACGCCGCGGTCCGCGAGCGCGCGGCACTGGCGCTCGGCACCCGCGGCGTGGCCGAGGCCGTGCCGACGCTGGTCGCCATGGTCGTCGACGACGTGCACGACGCCGACGCCGCCGACGCGCTCACCGCCCTGGCCGCCGACCCCGCGACGGCCGACCGCATCGCCACCGCCCTCGCCGCCCGCGTCGACGCCGCCCCCGCTGCCCGCGGTCGGATCGTGCAGGCCCTCGCCGACGTCCCCGGCGCCACCGCCGGGCGAGCCCTCGCCGCGCTGAGCCGTGACGACGACCGGGCCGTCGCCCTCACCGCCGCCCACGTCCTGCGCAGGCGCGGCGGACTACCGCCCGCGTGA
- a CDS encoding PIG-L deacetylase family protein has protein sequence MPEDWTRALAVVAHPDDLEYGGAAAVARWTSQGKQVTYLLVTRGEAGIDTLPPAECGPLREAEQRAAAAAVGVDVVEFLDHPDGLVEYGVPLRRDIATAIRRHRPELVVTGNFRDTWPGDVGLNMADHTATGRAVLDAVRDAGNRWLFPEVGEPWSGVRWVAAAASPRNSHAVDVDGYFERGVASLAAHRAYLAALGGDMADPEGFLRPMAEADGARLPGARLATAFELIAM, from the coding sequence ATGCCCGAGGACTGGACCCGCGCGCTCGCCGTGGTGGCCCACCCGGACGACCTGGAGTACGGCGGGGCCGCGGCCGTCGCGCGGTGGACGTCGCAGGGCAAGCAGGTGACGTACCTGCTGGTCACGCGCGGGGAGGCGGGGATCGACACGCTGCCGCCCGCGGAGTGCGGGCCGCTCCGGGAGGCCGAGCAGCGGGCCGCGGCCGCCGCGGTGGGCGTCGACGTCGTGGAGTTCCTGGACCACCCCGACGGGCTGGTCGAGTACGGGGTGCCGCTGCGCCGCGACATCGCCACCGCGATCCGCCGGCACCGCCCCGAGCTCGTCGTCACCGGCAACTTCCGCGACACCTGGCCCGGCGACGTCGGACTCAACATGGCCGACCACACCGCCACCGGCCGGGCGGTCCTCGACGCGGTCCGCGACGCCGGCAACCGGTGGCTGTTCCCCGAGGTCGGCGAGCCGTGGAGCGGCGTGCGGTGGGTGGCGGCCGCGGCGTCGCCGCGCAACAGCCACGCCGTCGACGTCGACGGGTACTTCGAGCGCGGCGTCGCCTCCCTGGCCGCGCACCGCGCCTACCTCGCCGCGCTCGGCGGCGACATGGCCGACCCCGAGGGGTTCCTGCGCCCGATGGCCGAGGCCGACGGCGCGCGGCTGCCGGGCGCTCGGCTCGCCACGGCGTTCGAGCTGATCGCGATGTGA